The sequence CTTTGGGATTCGTCTGGAATCCCGATTTTTCGCAATTGGGATCAGCCAAGGTCTGGATAGAAGCCGCCGGGCAGATATTTTTCACCCTGTCGGTGGGGATCGGTGTGATCCTGACCTATGCCAGCTATCTTAAAAAGAACGACGACGTGGCGCTGTCGGGCCTGACCGCTTCGGCCACCAACGAGTTTTGCGAAGTGATCCTGGGCGGTTCGATTGTCATTCCCGCGGCCTTCATCTTCCTGGGCGGGGCGGCCGGAGCCCTGACTGCCGCCCAGAGCGGCACGTTCAACCTGGGCTTCGTGACCATGCCCATGATCTTCGGCAAAATGCCGCTGGGGGCTTTGTTCTCGGGGATGTGGTTCCTGTTGCTGTTCATAGCCGGCATCACCTCTTCGGTCTCCCTGATCCAGCCGGTCGTGTCCTTCCTGGAGGACGAACTGAAATGGAACAGAAAAAAGTCGGTGTTGACCCTGGGTCTCGTATCCCTGCTGGCCTGCCTCCCGGCCATCTTCTTTCTGGGGCACGGGTTCGTGGACGAGCTGGATTTCTGGGGAGGCACCCTGTTCCTGGTGATCTTTGCCGCCATCGAGATCATCCTTTTCTCCTGGGTTTTCGGCATCGAAAAAGGCTGGCAGGAGATGCACCAGGGGGCCCAGATGAAGATCCCCGGCATCTATAAATACATCATCAAATATGTCACCCCGCTCTACCTCCTGATATTGCTTGGGGTATGGTCTTACCAGCAATTCTGGCCGGTGCTGGCAATGAAGGGGGCGGCCCCGGCCGATCAGCCCTATAGGTGGGGCGCCCGGGGGCTGGTGTTCGGCCTGTGGGCGGTGGTCATTGCGCTGGTGGCCTGGGCCTGGAGAAAACGAACCGTAATATCTTAATAGCGAAAAACGAATATTGAAACAATACCAAAGCACTAAATCACAATTATTAAATTTGAGATTCGTGTTTAGAATATTGTTTCGGATTTCGGATTTCGCATTTCGAATTTTCAAAGGGAGGTTCAAAACATGAACATCTGGGGCCTAATCTTCATGGCCTTTTCCTGGGGCTTGATCATATTCTTGACGGTTTACAGTTTTACCCTGGTGCTTAAGGGGAAATAAACCAACCTCAATAAACTACCCAAAAGTAAAAGGAGCAGCGGGATGAAAAACAATCTTTTCGTAGCAGTGGTTTGCGCTCTGGCCTTGGCGCTGGTTGCTTCCTGCAGCCTGGGGCCGCGCACCATCAAGATCGGGGTGGCCGGGCCCATGACCGGCCCGCAGGCCAAACAGGGCACAGATTTTCTTAACGGCGTCAGATTGGCAGTGGAGGAGTGGAACGCCAGAGGGGGGGTTTTGGGCAAGAAGATCGAAGTGATCTACGAGGACGACCGGGGGGACCCCAAGGACGCGGTGGCTGTGGCCAACAAATTAGTCAATCAGAACGTGGCGGCGGTCGTTGGTCATTATGGTTCTTCCTGCTCAATTCCGGCCTCGGCCATCTATTACGAAGCGGGGATAGTGCAGATAACCCCATCTTCCACCAACGGCTCCCTGACCCTCAAGGGAAAAAGGGCCACGGTGTTCCGGGCCTGCGGCCGCGACGACCAGCAGGCCTCGTTCGACGCCCAGTATGTCCGGGAGGTGCTGAAGAAGAAACGGGTGGCCATACTGGACGACAAGACCACCTACGGCCAGGGGCTGGCCAAGGATTTTGAGAAGAACCTGGGGCCCACCGTCAAAGTGGTGGCCTACGAGCATGTCACCCAGGGCGACAAGGATTTTGCGGCGGTGCTTACCAAGATCAAGCCCCTTAACCCGGAGCTGATATTCTACGGTGGTTATTACCCCGAGGCCGGGCTGATCGTCACCCAGATGCGGAGGCTGGGGATCAGAGCCCTGTTCATGTCCGGCGACGCCACCATCGACCAGGAATACCTGAATATAGCCAAGC comes from candidate division TA06 bacterium and encodes:
- a CDS encoding branched-chain amino acid ABC transporter substrate-binding protein, producing MKNNLFVAVVCALALALVASCSLGPRTIKIGVAGPMTGPQAKQGTDFLNGVRLAVEEWNARGGVLGKKIEVIYEDDRGDPKDAVAVANKLVNQNVAAVVGHYGSSCSIPASAIYYEAGIVQITPSSTNGSLTLKGKRATVFRACGRDDQQASFDAQYVREVLKKKRVAILDDKTTYGQGLAKDFEKNLGPTVKVVAYEHVTQGDKDFAAVLTKIKPLNPELIFYGGYYPEAGLIVTQMRRLGIRALFMSGDATIDQEYLNIAKLDAEGTYLSYGPDFEKLESAKKFIADYQNKYGQVGPYSLYAYDAANVALKGVELAGSAEGAKIAAAIHGNAFNGARGVLEFDENGDLKNSPYVVWVVKDGKFEAVK
- a CDS encoding sodium-dependent transporter — protein: MLEKREQWGSKLGVILAVAGSAVGLGNFLRFPAKAVLNGGGAFMIPYFVAFLLLGIPLMWVEWTLGRMGGERGHGTAPGIFDKLDGTGRWAKYLGTIGVLGPFLILIYYMYIESWTLAYAWYSFTGHLPFGGGQADMKAFLSGFQGLAQNQYFSGLAPALTFFAITFLLNFYFIYQGVQGGIEKLSKYGMPVLIGIGILLTIRVLSLGTPDPALPELSVKNALGFVWNPDFSQLGSAKVWIEAAGQIFFTLSVGIGVILTYASYLKKNDDVALSGLTASATNEFCEVILGGSIVIPAAFIFLGGAAGALTAAQSGTFNLGFVTMPMIFGKMPLGALFSGMWFLLLFIAGITSSVSLIQPVVSFLEDELKWNRKKSVLTLGLVSLLACLPAIFFLGHGFVDELDFWGGTLFLVIFAAIEIILFSWVFGIEKGWQEMHQGAQMKIPGIYKYIIKYVTPLYLLILLGVWSYQQFWPVLAMKGAAPADQPYRWGARGLVFGLWAVVIALVAWAWRKRTVIS